The following proteins come from a genomic window of Bremerella alba:
- a CDS encoding YraN family protein gives MLTWIRSFWKPQSLGQRGEAFACRYLRRKRYKIVARQDRTRLGEIDIIAVQQRTIVFIEVKTRSAQEKGLPAEAVNRDKQERLTRAALAYMRRHNLLGNCAARFDVIAIVWPEGQTKPTLSHIENAFEPTGQFQLFS, from the coding sequence ATGCTGACCTGGATTCGCAGCTTCTGGAAACCCCAGTCACTTGGCCAGCGAGGCGAAGCATTCGCTTGCCGCTACCTTCGACGCAAACGCTATAAAATTGTTGCTCGGCAAGATCGGACTCGCTTGGGTGAAATCGATATCATCGCCGTCCAACAAAGGACGATCGTCTTCATCGAAGTCAAAACCAGGTCTGCCCAAGAAAAAGGTCTGCCCGCCGAAGCTGTCAATCGAGACAAGCAAGAACGGCTCACCCGTGCTGCGTTAGCCTATATGCGGCGGCACAACCTACTGGGCAATTGTGCCGCTAGGTTCGATGTGATCGCGATCGTCTGGCCAGAAGGTCAAACCAAGCCGACGCTTTCACACATTGAAAACGCCTTCGAGCCCACCGGCCAGTTTCAGTTGTTTTCGTAA
- the ehuD gene encoding ectoine/hydroxyectoine ABC transporter permease subunit EhuD, whose protein sequence is MWKWDVVWQVMPDILSGLVVTLEAVAGGMVLALVLGLLWAVMRRSKSHYLSWPAWAVVEFVRSTPLLVQLFFVYYVMIDVVGRGFSPLMTGILVLGVHYSCYTAEVYRAGLDGIARGQWNAAKALNLTPYQTYRYVILPQAIPPILPNLGNYLIAMLKEAPLLSTITVLEILNEAKIFGNEHYRYLEPLTIVGVLFILLSLLAGLSVEWLRKRTAAMTS, encoded by the coding sequence ATGTGGAAATGGGACGTCGTCTGGCAAGTCATGCCGGACATCCTCAGTGGCTTGGTCGTCACGCTCGAAGCGGTCGCCGGCGGAATGGTTTTGGCGCTTGTGTTAGGTCTACTATGGGCCGTCATGCGACGTTCCAAGTCGCACTACTTGAGTTGGCCAGCCTGGGCAGTGGTAGAGTTCGTCCGAAGTACACCGCTGCTAGTGCAGCTGTTTTTCGTGTACTACGTCATGATCGATGTGGTCGGCCGTGGCTTCTCGCCGCTGATGACCGGTATCCTGGTCCTCGGCGTGCATTACAGCTGTTACACGGCTGAAGTCTATCGGGCAGGGCTCGACGGTATTGCCCGTGGTCAATGGAATGCGGCCAAGGCGCTCAACCTGACGCCTTATCAGACGTATCGCTATGTGATCTTGCCTCAAGCGATTCCGCCGATTCTGCCGAACCTTGGCAACTACTTGATTGCAATGCTCAAGGAAGCCCCGCTTCTTTCGACGATCACTGTCCTGGAAATCTTGAACGAAGCGAAGATCTTCGGCAACGAACATTACCGATACCTGGAACCCCTGACGATCGTGGGTGTGCTATTTATTCTGCTGAGCCTCTTGGCAGGCCTGTCGGTTGAATGGTTACGCAAACGTACAGCGGCAATGACTTCATGA
- the ehuA gene encoding ectoine/hydroxyectoine ABC transporter ATP-binding protein EhuA, with the protein MSETTPQLHIRDLQKTYGDNKVLRGLNVDIQAGEKIAIIGPSGSGKSTLLRILMTLEAPNGGRVMVDGESVWTMNANGQEKKADEAHMRRMRSKLGMVFQHFFLFPHLSVRQNLTLAPKLVNNVSGTVADDTALELLQMVGMEAKADAFPAQLSGGQKQRVAIARALAMQPEIMLFDEVTSALDPELVHEVLSVLRTLAKKSDMTMLLVTHEMNFAREIADRVLFFDGGVILEEGPPSQIFTQPKEPRTQEFLKTVLEA; encoded by the coding sequence ATGAGTGAAACCACACCCCAACTACATATCCGTGACCTGCAAAAGACCTACGGCGACAACAAGGTGTTGCGCGGCTTGAATGTCGATATTCAGGCCGGCGAAAAGATCGCCATCATCGGGCCCAGCGGTTCTGGCAAAAGCACCCTCCTGCGAATCTTAATGACCCTGGAAGCCCCCAACGGTGGGCGCGTGATGGTCGATGGCGAATCAGTCTGGACGATGAACGCCAACGGACAAGAGAAGAAAGCAGACGAAGCCCATATGCGGCGAATGCGTTCGAAGCTGGGCATGGTCTTTCAGCATTTCTTCTTGTTCCCTCATCTCTCCGTTCGTCAAAACTTAACTCTTGCGCCGAAACTGGTAAACAATGTCTCAGGGACGGTTGCCGACGATACGGCCCTGGAACTGCTGCAAATGGTAGGCATGGAAGCCAAAGCCGACGCCTTCCCAGCCCAACTATCCGGTGGGCAGAAGCAGCGGGTCGCGATTGCCAGGGCCTTGGCCATGCAGCCAGAGATCATGCTGTTTGACGAAGTGACTTCTGCACTCGACCCGGAACTGGTACACGAAGTGCTAAGTGTTTTGCGAACGCTGGCGAAAAAGTCGGACATGACGATGTTGCTGGTAACGCACGAGATGAACTTTGCCCGCGAGATTGCCGATCGAGTGTTGTTTTTCGATGGCGGGGTCATCCTCGAAGAAGGCCCACCCAGTCAGATTTTCACCCAGCCCAAAGAACCACGCACCCAAGAATTTCTAAAGACTGTATTGGAAGCTTAG
- a CDS encoding amidase: MQRTSPKLWQHGAAQLAHLIASREVSASEVIAAHIDRIETVNPHINAITETFLEEALATAKRMDNDPSFLEGQPLRGVPISIKECFHVAGGKTTLGMTSPAVVHEKDGPLVARLRQAGGIIMGLTNVPQLMIIHETRNPVFGTTNNPWNLDRSVGGSSGGEAAILATGGTALGLGSDLGGSIRLPCHFCGIAGLKPTSRRLVRSGAVENLRGMAWLEFQPGPMARHVSDLRIAMQVLSRKELQTKWDDAEDAPIGFDPQTSTDVSSLRIGVYSDDGYFPPCPAVKRAIAEGVQGLEARGATIVQLDPPKTLELLKSYFAIASADGGRDFRRLLKGSKLDPEVKRLVRLAALPRWARPLIAMLALAPLGKHKMSALFRASGPRSANSLWQVTWQAARQVGEVFQAWDQANVDVVLCPAHATPALKRKCAVDALPAASYSILMNLLGVPCGTVPATRVRLGELSDRTGKLDASERLARKIENGSAGLPVGVQVAGRFWREDQVLTVMETLQSHYRSLSLYPDVSNLPKFGTK; this comes from the coding sequence ATGCAACGCACATCCCCCAAACTTTGGCAGCACGGCGCCGCTCAACTCGCGCATCTGATCGCTTCGCGCGAGGTCTCCGCATCGGAAGTGATCGCGGCGCATATCGACCGCATCGAAACGGTCAATCCTCATATCAACGCGATAACGGAAACGTTCCTCGAAGAGGCGCTCGCAACGGCCAAACGAATGGACAACGATCCATCTTTCCTCGAAGGCCAACCGCTGCGGGGCGTGCCGATCTCAATCAAGGAATGCTTTCACGTGGCCGGTGGCAAGACAACACTCGGCATGACCTCGCCGGCCGTGGTTCACGAAAAGGATGGCCCTTTGGTGGCGCGGCTGCGACAAGCTGGCGGCATCATCATGGGCCTGACCAATGTTCCGCAGTTGATGATCATCCACGAGACGCGGAATCCGGTCTTCGGTACGACCAACAATCCTTGGAACTTGGATCGTAGCGTTGGCGGAAGTAGCGGCGGCGAGGCGGCCATCCTCGCGACCGGCGGCACGGCACTAGGGCTGGGCAGCGACCTGGGAGGAAGCATTCGCCTGCCTTGCCATTTTTGTGGAATTGCTGGCCTGAAACCAACCTCACGACGCTTAGTCCGCAGCGGAGCCGTCGAGAACTTGCGAGGTATGGCGTGGCTCGAGTTTCAGCCAGGCCCCATGGCGCGTCATGTCTCCGACCTGCGAATCGCCATGCAGGTTCTCTCCCGCAAAGAGTTACAAACTAAATGGGACGACGCCGAAGATGCCCCTATCGGCTTTGATCCCCAAACTTCGACCGACGTGAGTTCGCTGCGGATCGGCGTTTATTCCGACGATGGTTACTTCCCGCCTTGCCCTGCGGTGAAACGAGCGATCGCCGAAGGCGTGCAAGGGCTTGAGGCCCGCGGAGCGACGATCGTCCAGCTAGATCCTCCCAAAACATTGGAGCTATTGAAGTCGTACTTTGCGATTGCCAGTGCCGACGGCGGTCGCGATTTTCGTCGCTTGCTCAAGGGAAGCAAGTTAGACCCCGAAGTAAAACGACTCGTTCGACTGGCCGCGTTGCCACGTTGGGCGCGACCACTGATCGCGATGCTGGCGTTGGCCCCGCTCGGCAAACACAAGATGTCCGCTCTCTTCCGAGCATCAGGACCGCGCTCGGCGAATTCGCTGTGGCAGGTCACCTGGCAAGCCGCACGTCAGGTCGGCGAAGTGTTTCAAGCATGGGACCAAGCAAACGTCGACGTGGTTCTTTGCCCCGCGCACGCAACCCCCGCGCTCAAGCGTAAGTGTGCGGTCGATGCGCTCCCGGCGGCCAGCTACAGCATCCTTATGAATCTTTTGGGGGTTCCCTGTGGTACGGTGCCAGCCACGCGAGTGCGTCTCGGAGAACTTTCCGATCGCACCGGCAAACTCGATGCCAGTGAACGCTTGGCCCGCAAGATTGAAAATGGAAGCGCAGGGCTTCCAGTCGGCGTGCAAGTTGCTGGTCGATTCTGGCGTGAAGATCAGGTTCTCACCGTGATGGAAACGCTCCAGTCGCACTACCGATCGCTATCGCTCTATCCCGACGTCAGCAACCTTCCCAAGTTTGGCACTAAATAG
- the ccsA gene encoding cytochrome c biogenesis protein CcsA: MLSGITLLCFASCYAITLGLEIARIWVRARSRAVVSLGFALVGIVTHTLYLIGEQQGVIQSGPISSWHQWCLMAAWVLMSLFVIAAFAQPGTSLGLFLLPMVLLLIGVAYLMDQVAPFGADTAAESWGVIHGTALLAGTVVVMLGFVTGVMYLIQSYRLKHKMLSTEGFKLPSLEWLETTNRRALVISTCLLAGGMFAGILLKISHNSFPWTDPVIWSSAILFLWLVAAMIFEVVYRPARRGQKVAYLTMANFVFLALVLGLILFGPSQHARNPESSGQEEVSSAKVVPLATDSRSVAR; the protein is encoded by the coding sequence ATGCTGTCTGGGATAACGCTGCTTTGTTTTGCATCTTGTTACGCGATAACGCTGGGGCTTGAGATTGCGCGAATCTGGGTTCGGGCACGTTCTCGCGCGGTCGTTTCGTTGGGATTTGCGCTGGTGGGGATCGTCACCCACACGCTCTATTTGATTGGCGAACAACAAGGTGTCATCCAATCGGGGCCGATTTCCTCTTGGCACCAGTGGTGCTTGATGGCGGCCTGGGTGCTGATGTCGTTGTTTGTGATCGCCGCGTTCGCCCAGCCTGGGACATCGCTCGGTTTATTTCTGCTGCCGATGGTTCTGCTGCTTATTGGCGTGGCCTACTTGATGGATCAGGTTGCCCCCTTTGGTGCCGATACGGCAGCAGAAAGTTGGGGGGTGATCCACGGAACGGCCCTATTGGCCGGAACGGTCGTGGTGATGTTGGGGTTCGTGACCGGGGTGATGTATCTCATTCAGTCGTATCGACTCAAACACAAAATGCTTTCGACCGAAGGCTTCAAACTGCCGAGTCTCGAATGGCTGGAAACGACCAATCGCCGCGCCTTGGTGATTTCGACCTGTTTGCTCGCAGGTGGAATGTTTGCTGGCATTTTGCTGAAGATCAGCCATAACAGTTTTCCTTGGACCGACCCGGTGATATGGAGTTCGGCAATTCTGTTCCTGTGGCTGGTCGCGGCCATGATTTTCGAGGTGGTTTACCGCCCGGCCCGGCGTGGTCAGAAGGTGGCCTACCTGACGATGGCCAACTTTGTGTTCCTGGCCTTGGTATTGGGACTCATCCTATTCGGTCCCTCGCAGCATGCCCGGAATCCGGAAAGCTCGGGTCAAGAAGAGGTAAGCTCCGCGAAAGTCGTTCCGCTTGCAACCGATTCAAGGAGCGTCGCCCGATGA
- a CDS encoding DUF932 domain-containing protein, which produces MRWNFEYGHARVSDFRVQAERDLKSGRVHVAGIELHGEKLRPTKRFWKSMFMRFGFSESVFRYFDHGEVFERISEKAPNDSVRFCLERGGARGPRLLSVSNPKRPVITHEEVRGLLDHYGGKDVKYTEGVITSTHRPRSGDCDFEIGGDRFKHRFVMETPIDGFSQPKIYLSFLRMLCSNGAIGYSRAFRSDISLGKDIGHCISRALESYDNGEGYAGLRQRFESSQTSWASLNECNKLYKLLFKWDRSKSFDRPNVLTDFHQLTGRMNQLYGLTNLDALSEKRLRVLPAKCRVYDLVNFASEVATHHADEASSRTLQAYIGSLISDEYDMEGTAGEGSEFADFFVEKEDANKALLN; this is translated from the coding sequence ATGCGATGGAATTTTGAATACGGACATGCCCGCGTTTCTGATTTTCGTGTCCAGGCCGAGCGAGACCTCAAGTCTGGCCGTGTCCACGTAGCTGGCATCGAGCTACACGGCGAAAAGCTTCGTCCCACGAAGCGGTTTTGGAAATCGATGTTCATGCGGTTTGGTTTTTCGGAGAGCGTCTTTCGTTACTTCGATCATGGCGAAGTCTTTGAGCGAATTTCTGAAAAGGCACCCAACGATTCGGTTCGCTTTTGCCTTGAACGTGGCGGGGCGAGAGGGCCTCGCCTGCTATCAGTCAGTAACCCTAAACGCCCGGTGATTACGCACGAAGAAGTTCGCGGCCTCTTAGATCATTACGGCGGCAAGGATGTTAAGTACACCGAGGGGGTCATCACCAGCACCCATCGACCTCGCAGTGGTGACTGCGATTTTGAAATCGGCGGCGACCGCTTCAAGCATCGCTTCGTGATGGAAACGCCGATCGACGGATTCAGCCAGCCGAAGATCTATCTTTCGTTCCTGCGGATGCTGTGCAGCAACGGAGCGATCGGCTACAGCCGGGCCTTTCGTAGCGACATCAGCCTGGGCAAGGATATCGGCCACTGCATTTCGCGAGCACTGGAAAGCTACGACAACGGTGAAGGGTACGCCGGTTTGCGGCAACGCTTTGAAAGCTCGCAAACGTCGTGGGCATCGCTCAACGAATGCAACAAGCTGTACAAGCTGCTATTCAAATGGGATCGTTCGAAGTCGTTCGATCGCCCTAACGTGCTGACCGACTTCCACCAGTTGACCGGCCGAATGAATCAGCTTTATGGGCTCACTAACTTAGATGCCCTGAGCGAGAAGCGTCTCCGCGTCTTGCCGGCCAAGTGCCGCGTTTACGACCTAGTCAACTTCGCCAGCGAGGTCGCCACGCACCACGCCGACGAGGCATCGTCTCGAACGCTGCAAGCCTACATCGGAAGTCTCATCTCCGACGAATACGACATGGAAGGCACCGCCGGCGAAGGCTCGGAGTTCGCTGACTTCTTCGTCGAAAAGGAGGACGCAAACAAAGCTTTGTTGAACTAA
- a CDS encoding MarC family protein: MLSQELIDSTTLLLVLLNPFLLCIYLLDLIQGLDTQGFARTMIRAGLMSAAIYFGFAVVGDTVFTTIFKVRYESFLMFGGIVFLLVSIRLVMNGSNALKSLRGEEPHGAEGTALPFMLGPGTISASIVTGAKVSIPEAAGAIFFAVFVCVLSIIFLKWIHDIIRKRHEKIMERYLDTIGRIMALLTGTIAVDMILNGLGQWLGTGAS, from the coding sequence ATGCTTAGCCAAGAGCTGATTGACTCCACGACGTTACTCCTTGTTCTGCTAAATCCTTTCCTACTATGTATCTACCTGCTGGACCTGATCCAAGGCCTCGATACCCAAGGCTTTGCTCGCACCATGATTCGGGCAGGGCTAATGAGCGCGGCCATCTATTTTGGTTTCGCCGTCGTCGGCGACACGGTCTTCACCACCATCTTCAAGGTCCGCTACGAATCGTTTCTGATGTTCGGCGGAATCGTCTTCCTGCTGGTGTCGATTCGCCTGGTGATGAACGGCAGCAATGCCCTGAAAAGCCTGCGCGGCGAAGAACCTCACGGCGCCGAAGGAACGGCCTTACCGTTCATGCTGGGGCCCGGCACCATCAGTGCCTCGATCGTGACCGGTGCGAAAGTTAGTATACCCGAAGCGGCCGGGGCGATCTTTTTCGCCGTCTTCGTCTGCGTCCTCTCGATTATCTTTCTCAAGTGGATCCACGACATCATCCGTAAGCGTCACGAAAAGATCATGGAACGCTACCTGGACACCATCGGCCGAATCATGGCCCTGCTAACCGGCACGATCGCGGTCGATATGATCCTCAACGGCCTGGGGCAATGGCTGGGAACTGGGGCCAGCTAG
- the hemA gene encoding glutamyl-tRNA reductase gives MKLHMIGCSHHNAKVEVRERMAFTPEQARKAMLLLREHFPETESVILSTCNRTEFYTASVDPTKFPSHHEMVDFLAQFHQLESEEIFDNVLERTGEDVVRHLFTVAASLDSMVVGEAQILSQVKQAYEMATDADCAGTLTHSVFQSAIHVAKRVHHETNIHQKRVSIPSVAVGEFASSIFDRFDDKKVLIVGAGEMGEETLNYLRDMGVQDFTVVNRNLERGQKLAQAFNAEAFPWTELTRQLVRADVVISTTGATEPIITYEQFQEVESKRYQKALFVLDLAIPRDFDPKIGDCVGVYLFSIDDLQKACEKNRKARELEWPKAERIVEKETAKFMADLHHRATGPTIKRLKQAADELKQDELKRLLNKMEDLDPKLQKEIERSFDRLVNKLLHPPLESLRDDIESGAQSGLLDALKRLFRLYD, from the coding sequence ATGAAGCTCCATATGATCGGCTGCAGTCACCACAACGCGAAAGTGGAAGTCCGCGAGCGGATGGCCTTTACGCCTGAGCAGGCCAGAAAAGCCATGCTCTTGTTGCGCGAGCACTTTCCCGAAACTGAATCGGTGATCCTGTCGACCTGCAACCGCACCGAGTTTTACACCGCATCGGTCGATCCGACGAAGTTCCCTAGTCACCACGAGATGGTCGACTTCCTGGCCCAGTTTCATCAACTTGAGTCGGAAGAGATTTTCGACAACGTCTTGGAACGCACTGGCGAAGATGTCGTGCGGCACCTGTTCACCGTGGCTGCCAGCTTAGACAGTATGGTCGTGGGGGAAGCTCAGATCCTTTCGCAGGTCAAACAGGCCTACGAGATGGCGACCGATGCCGACTGTGCCGGAACGCTCACGCATAGCGTGTTTCAATCCGCGATTCACGTGGCTAAACGCGTCCACCACGAGACCAACATTCATCAAAAGCGGGTCAGCATTCCTAGCGTTGCCGTGGGTGAGTTCGCCTCGAGCATCTTCGACCGATTCGACGACAAGAAGGTGTTGATTGTCGGTGCCGGTGAGATGGGTGAGGAAACGCTCAACTACCTTCGCGACATGGGCGTGCAGGACTTCACCGTCGTGAATCGCAATCTTGAACGCGGCCAGAAGCTGGCTCAAGCGTTCAACGCCGAGGCGTTTCCCTGGACGGAACTGACACGGCAACTCGTGAGGGCCGATGTCGTCATCAGCACGACCGGGGCCACCGAGCCAATTATCACCTACGAGCAGTTCCAGGAAGTCGAATCGAAGCGATACCAGAAAGCACTTTTTGTCCTCGACCTAGCCATCCCCCGCGACTTCGATCCGAAGATTGGCGACTGCGTGGGGGTCTATTTGTTCTCGATTGATGACCTGCAGAAAGCGTGCGAGAAGAACCGCAAGGCCCGCGAGCTGGAATGGCCCAAGGCCGAACGCATCGTTGAAAAAGAAACGGCCAAGTTCATGGCCGACCTGCACCACCGAGCGACCGGGCCCACCATCAAACGCCTGAAGCAAGCAGCCGACGAACTGAAGCAAGACGAGCTGAAGCGGCTGCTGAACAAGATGGAAGATCTCGATCCGAAGCTGCAGAAAGAGATCGAACGCTCCTTCGATCGGTTGGTGAACAAGCTTCTGCACCCGCCCCTGGAATCGCTTCGCGATGACATCGAAAGCGGCGCCCAAAGTGGTTTGCTCGACGCGCTGAAGCGGTTGTTCCGGCTTTATGATTAG
- a CDS encoding dihydroorotase, which translates to MKTLIKNATVVLPDGPQKTSILIDGAQIAEIDPAETVKVDETVYAYGMTLIPGVIDAHVHMRDPGLTSKEDLRSGSRACAKGGITTFLEMPNTNPATISQKLLEEKLTLAANKSIVNYGFFLGATLQNIDELKKGSRTPGIKIYMGSSTGDMALTDPGLLEAIFAETKLPIAVHAEDESIIDKMKLECAGTRNVVDHSKIRNVEAEVAAVKRACELAREYKHRLHICHVSSGASVEIFDDHADVITAEVSPHHLFLNVDDYLNLGTLAQMNPSLKTKEDNEALFQALLDDKIQIVATDHAPHMWDEKCGRYPDTPSGVPGVDTALPLMLDMVAKDKCTIEDVVHWMCEGPALVWDIMEKGRIEVGYDADLVLIDMNKTQAIRGPHMESKCRWTPFEGREVTGWPTRTWVCGKEVYRDGKFDESRMGVEAMFEHDRGGYWAGVDE; encoded by the coding sequence ATGAAAACGCTGATTAAGAACGCCACCGTCGTGCTTCCCGATGGACCACAAAAGACATCCATCCTGATCGATGGAGCCCAAATTGCTGAGATCGATCCGGCCGAGACGGTGAAAGTGGACGAGACCGTCTATGCCTATGGTATGACGCTGATCCCCGGCGTGATCGACGCCCACGTCCACATGCGTGACCCCGGTCTGACTAGCAAGGAAGACCTCCGCAGTGGTAGCCGAGCCTGCGCTAAGGGAGGAATCACCACCTTCCTGGAAATGCCAAACACCAACCCGGCCACCATCTCGCAGAAGCTTCTGGAAGAGAAGCTTACGCTTGCAGCCAACAAAAGCATCGTGAACTACGGGTTCTTCCTGGGTGCCACGCTGCAAAATATCGACGAGCTGAAGAAAGGCTCGCGGACCCCTGGCATCAAAATTTATATGGGCAGCAGCACCGGCGACATGGCCCTGACCGACCCCGGTCTTCTAGAAGCCATCTTTGCCGAGACCAAGCTCCCCATCGCCGTGCATGCCGAAGACGAATCAATCATCGATAAGATGAAGCTCGAATGTGCTGGCACGCGTAATGTGGTCGACCATTCCAAGATTCGTAACGTCGAAGCCGAAGTAGCCGCCGTTAAGCGCGCCTGCGAATTGGCCCGCGAGTACAAGCATCGCCTGCACATCTGCCACGTGAGCTCCGGCGCATCGGTCGAGATCTTCGACGATCACGCCGACGTGATCACTGCGGAAGTCTCGCCGCATCACTTGTTCCTTAATGTTGACGACTACTTGAACCTGGGCACGCTGGCCCAGATGAACCCGTCGCTCAAGACCAAGGAAGACAACGAAGCTCTTTTCCAGGCCTTGTTGGACGACAAAATCCAAATTGTGGCGACCGACCATGCCCCGCATATGTGGGACGAAAAATGCGGTCGCTACCCAGACACCCCCAGCGGTGTCCCCGGCGTCGATACGGCCCTGCCGCTAATGCTGGACATGGTCGCCAAAGACAAGTGCACCATCGAGGACGTCGTGCATTGGATGTGCGAAGGCCCAGCGTTGGTGTGGGACATCATGGAAAAGGGACGCATCGAAGTTGGCTACGACGCCGACCTGGTGCTGATCGACATGAACAAAACCCAGGCCATCCGCGGCCCCCACATGGAATCGAAGTGTCGCTGGACACCATTCGAGGGTCGTGAAGTCACCGGCTGGCCGACACGAACGTGGGTCTGCGGCAAGGAAGTCTACCGCGACGGCAAGTTCGACGAATCGCGCATGGGCGTCGAAGCCATGTTCGAGCACGACCGCGGCGGCTACTGGGCCGGGGTCGACGAGTAA
- a CDS encoding DEAD/DEAH box helicase → MAIGIGLELGDWIEDSTETKTAFAELALLEDLFEDVDAQPRPYQVRIATKAIKALLNSHADPFDEFAGSSASVLIESPTGSGKTVMALAIAQWMQKHFGLSIGWVSMRRNLLSQAQAENIARGFDVKLELISMFDKDPPKVDMLIVDEAQHDAAMSMANLHCTIRPQYILGLTATPFRGDRVKLCFDHVIRDAGIHQLIQDGYLSEYHHYTIPEYTPGSVAQTYASDIQRWGKSIVFFHRHDQCVECQEELTLRGIRSEIVTAKSDRNRQLADFISGKLQVLINMNILTEGFDCPDLKTVFCRPSSKACTIQMCGRVFRKHASHQFKQVVQCQQTPHPILKTAAALEQYVWVGDQWNSLTMNRQIEAISQRSRRLIAGTQVRLPKLVAALKQATPMWEQRRNRF, encoded by the coding sequence ATGGCTATCGGAATTGGCCTGGAACTAGGTGATTGGATCGAAGATTCGACCGAAACGAAAACCGCTTTTGCGGAACTGGCCCTGCTGGAAGATCTGTTCGAGGATGTCGATGCTCAGCCGCGTCCGTACCAAGTACGCATCGCAACCAAGGCAATCAAAGCTCTCCTCAATTCACACGCGGATCCGTTTGACGAATTCGCTGGGTCGAGTGCCTCGGTCCTGATCGAAAGTCCCACGGGCAGCGGGAAAACGGTCATGGCCTTGGCAATCGCCCAGTGGATGCAAAAGCACTTCGGGCTTTCCATTGGCTGGGTCTCGATGCGTCGCAATCTTCTATCGCAAGCCCAGGCCGAAAACATCGCTCGTGGTTTTGACGTGAAGTTGGAACTCATCTCGATGTTCGATAAGGATCCCCCTAAGGTCGACATGTTGATCGTCGACGAAGCCCAACACGACGCCGCGATGAGCATGGCCAATCTGCACTGTACGATTCGCCCGCAATATATCTTGGGGCTGACGGCCACTCCTTTTCGAGGCGACCGAGTGAAGCTGTGCTTCGACCATGTCATCCGCGACGCAGGCATCCATCAACTCATTCAAGATGGCTACCTCAGCGAGTATCACCACTACACCATTCCAGAATATACCCCGGGATCCGTCGCGCAGACCTACGCGTCGGACATCCAGCGGTGGGGGAAGTCGATTGTCTTCTTCCACCGCCACGACCAATGTGTCGAGTGCCAGGAGGAGCTTACGCTCCGCGGCATTCGCAGCGAGATTGTCACCGCCAAAAGTGACCGAAATCGGCAACTGGCCGACTTCATCTCAGGCAAGTTACAAGTGCTGATCAACATGAACATCTTGACCGAAGGGTTCGACTGCCCTGATTTGAAGACGGTGTTCTGTCGACCTTCAAGCAAGGCCTGCACCATCCAAATGTGTGGTCGAGTCTTCCGAAAGCACGCCAGTCACCAATTCAAGCAAGTGGTACAGTGCCAACAAACGCCGCATCCAATTCTGAAAACGGCCGCGGCCCTCGAGCAGTACGTGTGGGTCGGCGATCAGTGGAACAGCTTGACGATGAACCGCCAGATCGAAGCGATCAGCCAACGATCGCGACGCCTGATCGCCGGTACGCAGGTCCGCCTGCCCAAGCTGGTAGCCGCCCTGAAACAGGCAACGCCCATGTGGGAACAGCGACGGAACCGGTTTTAA
- the ehuC gene encoding ectoine/hydroxyectoine ABC transporter permease subunit EhuC, protein MSNLPPPFDLLPFLLQGLYITVIITLGGCAVAIFMSVLFGAWSKSTDPILRWLSAIYITVFRGASALILLYWFYFAMPELTNIRLDAITTGILVLGANVGAYGAEVVRASLEAVPKGQYQAAAALNLSRWQTLRYIIFPQAILSMIPPFGNLMIELLKGTALVSTITVTDLTLQGKFLRDDTHRSFEIFGLLLLIYFVLSMTISAVFRVLEHRHSQGRDYGGGN, encoded by the coding sequence GTGAGTAACCTCCCTCCTCCATTCGATCTGCTCCCTTTCTTGCTGCAAGGGCTCTACATCACCGTCATCATTACGCTTGGCGGTTGTGCCGTAGCGATTTTCATGTCGGTGCTGTTTGGGGCATGGAGCAAATCGACCGACCCCATTCTTCGCTGGCTGAGCGCGATTTATATCACCGTGTTTCGCGGTGCCAGTGCCCTGATCTTGCTGTACTGGTTCTATTTCGCCATGCCGGAATTAACCAACATCCGACTCGATGCCATCACGACCGGCATCCTGGTGCTTGGGGCCAATGTGGGTGCCTACGGCGCGGAAGTCGTCAGAGCGAGTCTCGAAGCGGTTCCCAAAGGCCAATATCAAGCGGCCGCGGCACTGAATCTTAGCCGCTGGCAAACGTTGCGATATATCATTTTTCCGCAGGCGATCCTCAGCATGATTCCACCGTTTGGGAATCTCATGATCGAACTTCTCAAAGGGACGGCTCTGGTCTCGACCATTACCGTGACCGACCTGACCCTGCAAGGAAAGTTTCTGCGAGACGACACGCATCGCTCGTTTGAAATCTTCGGCCTGCTGCTGTTGATTTACTTCGTCTTGTCGATGACCATCAGCGCCGTCTTCCGGGTGCTAGAGCATCGCCATTCCCAAGGCCGCGATTACGGAGGAGGGAATTAA